A genomic segment from Melanotaenia boesemani isolate fMelBoe1 chromosome 9, fMelBoe1.pri, whole genome shotgun sequence encodes:
- the LOC121646009 gene encoding SR-related and CTD-associated factor 4-like isoform X3 — MDAVNAFNMELFSMIDMKPPISRAKMMSVTKSAIKAIKLYKHVVQIVEKFIKKCKPELKVPGLYVVDSIVRQSRHQFGVDKDVFGPRFLKNFTDTFQNLYRCPEDDKSKIVRVLNLWQKNGVFDMDIIQPLMDMANGVIAAPPALEVHADSKQETQPSASNSSIVAGVPQLPTSDALAAVAQLFQSPHGQELQKMLQNFQQADKILTASTVANNIQTPPQMPVAQLNPYSTQTDKKSSLAEKLLDRFDYDDEPDDMPVSESNIHPQGIPENVLNQFHGPMLNTGHHRDIIGLTGDIKQSDGLSQSEHNFLPDGYQSTNEAYSLSQGNSREDPSMRRESRHGGYGRRSRSDSRSPRRRRSRSSSHSRRSRYRRSDSRERRRRSRSRSLDRSEREKDRERRQRGLPTIKSQSLSVCSTTLWVGQLDKKTQQSDVMSLIEEFGQIESVNMIPPRGCAYIVMVHRQDAYTALNKLSRGSYKVNQKPVKIAWALNKGIKSAHKKFWDVEQGVTYIPWSKVKVEELESYREGGVLDAETLNPDWNVVKDLNNRTAVNGALERVPDRTVTTLVQVMLMQFLNTFSLILQVFLFGWFDRLEERLFHNLSNKGCEENKLLLPMSGGAYLNELSKVKSTQIKINCS, encoded by the exons ATGGATGCAGTGAACGCGTTCAATATGGAG TTGTTCTCCATGATTGACATGAAGCCTCCAATATCCCGTGCTAAAATGATGTCTGTAACCAAATCTGCCATCAAAGCTATCAAg CTTTACAAACATGTTGTCCAGATTGTTGAGAAGTTCATCAAGAAG TGCAAGCCAGAATTAAAAGTCCCCGGTTTATATGTGGTTGATTCCATTGTTCGACAGTCGCGCCATCAGTTTGGTGTTGACAAAGATGTATTTGGACCAAGATTCCTAAAAAATTTCACAGATACCTTCCAAAACCTTTACCGTTGTCCAGAGGATGACAAG AGTAAAATAGTACGCGTCCTCAACCTCTGGCAGAAGAACGGTGTGTTTGACATGGACATCATTCAGCCTTTGATGGATATGGCTAATGGTGTCATTGCTGCTCCTCCTGCCCTGGAAg TTCATGCTGATTCCAAACAAGAGACACAGCCTTCTGCAAGTAATTCCTCAATTGTGGCAGGTGTGCCGCAGCTACCCACTTCTGATGCCTTAGCTGCTGTGGCACAGCTGTTTCAGTCCCCACATGGTCAGGAG CTGCAGAAGATGCTCCAGAACTTTCAGCAAGCAGATAAGATACTGACAGCCTCCACAGTTGCAAATAACATACAAACCCCACCTCAGATGCCGGTGGCCCAGCTCAACCCATATAGTACACAAACTGACAAGAAAAGCTCTTTAGCAGAG AAACTTCTCGATCGGTTTGACTATGATGATGAACCTGATGATATGCCAGTTTCAGAAAGCAACATTCATCCACA GGGTATTCCTGAAAATGTGCTAAACCAGTTTCATGGTCCGATGCTAAACACAGGTCATCATCGTGATATCATTGGTCTTACTGGGGATATAAAG CAAAGTGATGGATTGAGCCAGAGTGAACATAATTTCTTACCAGATGGATATCAGTCTACTAATGAAGCTTACTCTTTGTCTCAG GGAAATTCAAGAGAAGACCCATCCATGAGACGAGAGAGTAGACATGGAGGTTATGGCAGAAGATCCAGATCTGACTCCAG atctccTAGAAGAAGAAGATCACGATCTTCATCTCACTCAAGAAGATCAAGATATCGACGCTCTGACTCCAGAGAGCGACGCAGGAGATCTCGTTCTAGATCCCTGGATAGGAGTGAAAGAGAGAAGGACCGAGAACGTAGACAGAGGGGTCTTCCCACCATAAAGAGCCAGTCACTTAGTG tTTGCAGTACTACACTTTGGGTAGGACAGCTAGACAAGAAAACTCAGCAGTCTGATGTGATGTCCCTTATAGAAGAGTTTGGCCAGATTGAGTCTGTCaat ATGATTCCTCCCAGGGGTTGTGCCTACATTGTTATGGTTCACAGACAAGATGCCTATACAGCCTTGAACAAACTCAGCAGAGGGTCTTACAAAGTCAATCAGAAACCTGTTAAG ATTGCTTGGGCTTTGAACAAAGGTATAAAATCAGCACACAAAAAGTTCTGGGATGTGGAGCAGGGAGTTACTTATATCCCGTGGAGCAAAGTCAAAGTTGAAGAGTTGGAGAGCTACCGAGAGGGGGGCGTGTTGGATGCAGAGACACTAAATCCAG ATTGGAATGTTGTTAAGGACCTAAACAACAGGACAGCTGTAAATGGAGCATTGGAAAGGGTACCAGATAGGACTGTCACTACTCTTGTTCAGGTAATGCTGATGCAATTCTTAAACACTTTTTCCTTGATACtgcaagtgtttttatttggttggtTTGATCGTCTTGAGGAGAGATTGTTCCACAATCTTTCTAATAAAGGctgtgaagaaaataaattgttgTTGCCTATGAGTGGTGGAGCCTATCTGAATGAACTTTCAAAAGTCAAGTCaacacaaattaaaatt aattgCTCTTAA
- the urb1 gene encoding nucleolar pre-ribosomal-associated protein 1, translating into MGKKRSSEVSAETGVPVKKEKAPEFNGTEFKAMLKGPTTAMKGLEKFISVAKKLPRSDLYDVVEGYVKISVECAEILKLLEGAKHTENEMMLIFESLQIILLRTASDLSHFSMVGNTIVKKISSNYMKLLQGSFNSANHRFVQQCLSLLSAMVSQGAEAAREVFSQLNIKALSGLAKRKDKRGKPDVRLAFIQFVLSFLVSGSGATIGQILEVKELLPHILNTGVKEDRISTVNLILSTLKTRIVLNKAISKTQKVRFFTAAVLANIASLYKWNGIVDARIDDKITEEFSDSAGLSVVRELVHSFLLDLCCSRKHGISFHDASFGTASRAGNLVLLQFLVGLKQANEDELVADLLVNVLKASPDILSRYFKETQYSYTPRLRSAWQDNVKLLKKIYEAQPEISTIFQTREVIPLSRLLNMIMVTSLPPVCNKTFFTQGLSLSNPAVQLTTVSMMNFILKRAKKNMEYLLDKTVWYKSDVYTVDMMEELVQQYRESLSKILPDMTGIVSRWQSLSKKEKVDGDDNEAKSGGNAELTDDKNQLSVTETAEVILLKALILQVMCLYQKVVPHLVVQCKFDFSKLLKGIVSEKGIRDEVPPVLQYQILQLALDLPAKKFSWFRIQDAADTESSSREKSVLHLLLKMFVNSCNSSHLKSSTQKLVVKVLKDTGVFEHNLTELEIWLYQLSKLEPNQQDSVIQFLERVLVKLVCSSYEYTDKVASLVQEAANLQTNLSSQEGDATSIPVSHIDDVLDMLDVIMEGNDGEMEEFGPSLSEDLITQTFPFSALVPAALEARNKLSADKGVVCEYLSAVFSDVLHCQREPFPLCVALQQYDKELVSSGLPACNHPSIMRFHHYYSRWLPQQCREELFKSSEHPSGGLSPPTSFSALMQAAYVQEPSSLLKDSFKKNAKEALASTALDEFPVAIKQILLYIKSTVENFSTFSKDVGAALLETLMEMLQDIVTKVLGFDETKNSEPEPEQAQEESDLFSDLNQSQTVETKREQILVSALASIFRHPCLEQWFLALELSALPPHSLNPVRLKHLCAQLTENIVTLLKISAPTLCELGHLELLCSYMGSLERAALKELMERGSQPPKTHSRTFQALLSLHNYMDSSSLRLVLSRLLVLPHESLICPSSTGKQSELSSYGHVVLQILTQCKTTSYQNHGTFLTQSHLHGLGTLVLSCSSPELEAFLLQTLASEPGSAKLIQTDVLLHCLQKPLPDALAVSSLLLQNCSSHRLCFEMWCLEPANMDKLLKESEAFLPLINTYLQEATKEDPARPKDVQKNVLKVLMDALLGKLSVCILGNLRTDSGALLVETVSKLLKLSADIIDIWDFINNLPNALQNVDSFERWQLVDVIKEKLADYPEEQEVWRRSVTGAALKCLIASYCQSKDQTASPSDQEHSMLKRLQQLLTSAEEVNATEWNSFVKNGLKYRYQDHHFLHTLSSLVELVYGSKEVQKDLIPLSTLHMMVTSHSQFLPSMLDSNDEPSRGRTKEALVSLLFCLVKKCPAVCNVNHFVVLLGAYGATLSTSDQKLLLLLQEYERNQVSLLKYQSFMWGPAAVEHHKTRKSLGASLWKQTSSDDVLALLNVDRMLQTVSKFPQQRCIIPQDRQELLYSNNAVKDLGNLYDPCFLLPLFSVILKPECVIDCHKFVSSHALGVTVTALSSYDPKLRAAAYHVLTCFYQHLEAARFREKRQLLYLMDMVKNGIPQQNQRLPFVMTTYISKVAQQMLKPEDHMYVVLNRFLLSHQSLDFRRVPEFFKLFFSFDLEHKVEREWILDVLEEGISDGHCYELCNQQRIFQILLGFSSSPLCDEHFEAQIIRVLCHAARVTKATCRLTKSCGLLSWLIQVVEKKKLNQQLLCAIIELLHMLWFTILAQKEKKFDEANMSSTEEKPRGLVKCLPLPLINEFLCVTSAISRHLRLGVKATQLSLFVQTLCSVLMHRGTAVNVNKQADRLTLHQQPLSCTETLTPLRCWASLSSSTALITQIQALSEKHKVRELMGTGKDKVRAKSYISYTRIREENLAKDNETEREEESLLAECKSYLGRIFAHWEPAFHLSEPQSALPRDKLDSSQLASDTAHLLTKWSLRWLVEDLYDENRVKEFLQWFEKAVIKHKEIVNAVMLDLALKADLLRLYHHTCEAQCHSSISARTESIQLFTNIMIHLLETQGHLPELHGVVVSACMSDTTHDPSRQEAGLSLLSLYIHELWSGAASPQLFLSHVTLVIRAKHKRKKTSKSLKNQTAVEVICNKIITMKS; encoded by the exons CGCCTGGCTTTTATTCAGTTTGTGCTGTCCTTTTTGGTCTCTGGTTCTGGTGCAACTATTGGACAAATATTAGAGGTTAAAG AGCTGCTGCCACACATCTTGAATACGGGTGTGAAGGAGGACAGGATTTCCACAGTCAATCTGATTTTGTCCACATTAAAGACTAGA ATCGTGCTTAACAAAGCCATTAGTAAAACCCAGAAAGTCCgctttttcactgctgctgtATTGGCCAACATTGCATCTCTGTACAAGTGGAATGGGATTGTAGATGCACGCATTGATGATAAGATA ACAGAGGAGTTTTCAGATTCTGCTGGATTATCAGTCGTCCGGGAACTTGTTCACAGCTTTCTTCTTGACCTGTGTTGCTCCCGGAAGCATGGAATCAGCTTTCATGATGCCAGCTTTGGTACAGCTAGCAG AGCTGGGAATCTTGTGTTGCTTCAGTTCTTGGTTGGGCTGAAACAAGCGAATGAGGATGAGTTGGTGGCAGACCTGCTGGTGAATGTACTAAAAGCCAGCCCTGACATTTTGTCCAGATACTTCAAGGAAACTCAGTATTCTTATACCCCACGCCTCAGAAGTGCCTGGCAAGACAATGTCAAGTTACTTAAAAAG ATCTACGAGGCTCAGCCAGAGATTTCCACAATCTTTCAGACTCGTGAAGTGATCCCTTTGTCTCGTCTGCTCAACATGATTATGGTGACATCTCTACCCCCAGTCTGTAACAAGACTTTCTTCACACAGGGCCTCAGT CTTTCCAACCCTGCAGTCCAGCTTACAACTGTATCCATGATGAATTTCATCTTGAAACGAGCCAAAAAGAATATGGAATATCTTTTGGACAAGACTGTGTGGTACAAGTCAGATGTATACACTGTTGACATGATGGAGGAATTGGTACAGCAATACAGGGAGTCACTCAGCAAG ATTTTGCCCGACATGACAGGcatagtttcaagatggcagtcACTCAGCAAGAAGGAGAAagttgatggtgatgataacGAGGCTAAAAGTGGGGGCAATGCTGAACTGACAGATGATAAAAATCAGCTGTCTG TTACTGAGACAGCTGAGGTCATTCTGCTGAAGGCTTTGATTCTTCAGGTCATGTGTCTTTACCAGAAAGTGGTGCCACATCTGGTTGTTCAGTGCAAGTTTGACTTCAGCAAACTCCTGAAAG GGATTGTGTCAGAGAAAGGAATAAGAGATGAAGTTCCTCCAGTGCTGCAGTATCAGATACTGCAGTTGGCGTTGGATCTACCCGCAAAAAAATTTTCTTGGTTCCGCATACAG GATGCTGCAGACACAGAATCATCATCCAGAGAGAAGTCAGTACTTCACCTGCTTCTCAAGATGTTTGTTAACAGCTGCAACAGCAGCCACCTGAAATCCTCAACACAGAAGCTGGTTGTAAAG GTGCTTAAGGACACTGGGGTATTTGAGCACAATTTGACTGAACTTGAGATCTGGCTTTACCAGCTCAGCAAGCTAGAACCAAACCAACAAGACTCTGTTATCCAGTTCTTGGAAAGG GTGTTGGTTAAATTGGTTTGCAGTTCCTACGAATACACAGATAAAGTTGCCAGCCTCGTCCAGGAGGCAGCTAATCTGCAAACCAATCTGAGTAGCCAGGAGGGCGACGCAACCAGCATCCCAGTTTCACACATTGATG ATGTCTTGGACATGCTGGATGTCATCATGGAGGGTAATGATGGTGAGATGGAGGAGTTTGGGCCATCTCTGAGTGAAGACCTCATTACCCAAACATTTCCCTTCAGTGCTTTGGTTCCTGCTGCTCTGGAGGCTCGAAACAAACTGTCCGCAGACAAAG GGGTGGTATGTGAATACTTGTCTGCAGTGTTCTCAGATGTGCTGCACTGTCAGAGAGAGCCGTTCCCGCTCTGTGTGGCTCTGCAGCAGTACGATAAAGAGCTTGTATCCTCTGGACTCCCGGCTTGTAATCATCCATCTATTATGCGCTTTCATCATTATTACTCCAGATGGCTACCACAGCAGTGCCGTGAGGAACTG TTCAAGTCTTCTGAACACCCTTCAGGTGGGTTGTCACCCCCTACTTCATTCTCTGCACTAATGCAAGCTGCTTATGTCCAAGAGCCAAGCTCTTTACTTAAGGACAGCTTcaagaaaaatgcaaaagaagCTCTAGCTTCCACAGCACTGGACGAATTTCCAGTTGCAATCAAGCAGATTTTACTTTACATCAAATCAACAGTGGAAAACTTCAGCACG TTTTCCAAAGATGTTGGAGCTGCTCTTCTGGAGACCTTAATGGAAATGCTCCAAGATATAGTGACTAAAGTGCTAGGCTTTGATGAGACTAAAAACtctgagccagaaccagaacaagcTCAAGAAGAATCTGATCTCTTTTCGGACCTCAACCAGTCACAGACAGTGGAAACCAAAAGGGAGCAG ATCCTCGTTTCAGCTTTAGCCTCCATCTTCAGGCATCCATGTTTAGAGCAGTGGTTTCTGGCTCTGGAGCTATCTGCATTACCTCCTCACTCTCTGAACCCTGTTCGACTAAAACATCTGTGTGCTCAGCTGACTGAAAACATTGTGACCCTATTGAAGATCAGTGCTCCCACTCTTTGTGAACTGGGTCACCTGGAGCTTCTCTGTAGCTACATGGGGTCCCTAGAAAGAGCTGCTCTTAAGGAATTAATGGAAAGGGGTTCTCAACCTCCAAAGACACATTCCAGAACTTTTCAGGCACTCTTGTCTTTGCACAATTACATGGATTCCAGTAGTCTGAGATTAGTGCTTTCCAGGTTGCTAGTTCTTCCACATGAAAGTCTCATCTGTCCCAGCAGCACAGGGAAGCAGTCTGAGCTCAGCAGTTATGGCCATGTAGTCCTGCAAATTCTCACACAGTGTAAAACTACATCTTACCAGAACCATGGCACATTTTTGACACAATCACACCTCCACGGCCTGGGCACCCTTGTCCTGTCCTGCTCCAGCCCTGAGCTAGAGGCTTTCCTGCTCCAGACCCTGGCCAGTGAGCCAGGCTCTGCCAAACTTATCCAGACTGATGTGCTGTTGCACTGCCTACAAAAACCTCTCCCAGATGCTCTGGCGGTCAGCTCTTTGCTGCTGCAGAACTGCTCCTCTCACCGTCTCTGCTTTGAGATGTGGTGCCTAGAGCCTGCGAACATGGACAAGCTATTAAAAGAGTCAGAAGCCTTCCTCCCGCTGATTAATACGTATTTACAGGAAGCAACTAAAGAGGATCCAGCCCGACCCAAAGATG ttCAAAAAAACGTATTAAAAGTCTTGATGGACGCACTGCTTGGCAAATTATCCGTGTGTATTTTGGGAAACCTGAGAACGGACTCTGGAGCCCTGCTGGTAGAGACTGTTTCAAAGCTGCTAAAGCTCTCTGCAGACATCATAGACATCTGGGATTTTATCAACAATCTTCCCAATGCTCTTCAAAATGTGGACAGTTTTGAAAG atggcAACTGGTAGATGTTATTAAAGAGAAACTTGCTGACTACCCAGAGGAACAAGAAGTATGGAGGAGGTCTGTCACTGGTGCAGCCCTGAAGTGTCTCATAGCCTCATACTGTCAATCAAAAGACCAGACTGCTTCCCCATCAGACCAGGAGCACAGCATGTTAAAAAGACTGCAGCAACTCCTT acatCAGCTGAAGAAGTGAACGCAACTGAGTGGAACAGTTTTGTCAAAAATGGACTAAA GTATCGTTATCAAGATCACCATTTCCTGCACACACTGAGCAGCCTGGTGGAGCTGGTATATGGGAGTAAAGAAGTACAGAAGGATCTGATACCTTTATCCACACTACACATGATGGTCACCAGCCATTCTCAGTTCCTGCCCTCCATGCTGGACTCCAATGATGAGCCCAGCAGGGGTCGAACCAAAG AGGCGCTAGTATCACTTCTTTTTTGTCTGGTGAAAAAGTGCCCAGCAGTTTGTAATGTCAATCATTTTGTCGTGCTTTTGGGAGCATATGGAGCTACACTATCAACATCAG atCAGAAACTGCTACTGCTTCTCCAGGAATATGAACGAAACCAAGTCAGTCTGCTTAAATATCA GTCGTTTATGTGGGGCCCTGCTGCTGTGGAGCATCACAAGACCAGGAAAAGCCTGGGTGCATCTCTCTGGAAGCAGACGAGCTCAGACGACGTGTTGGCTCTGCTTAACGTAGACAGGATGCTCCAAACTGTTTCCAAGTTTCCACAGCAACGCTGCATCATCCCGCAG GATAGACAGGAGCTGCTGTACAGTAACAATGCAGTGAAGGACCTTGGGAATTTGTATGATCCCTGCTTTCTTTTGCCTTTATTCAGCGTCATACTGAAGCCAG AGTGTGTTATTGACTGCCACAAGTTTGTATCCAGCCACGCTCTTGGAGTAACTGTAACGGCTCTAAGTAGCTACGACCCAAAATTGAGGGCGGCAGCGTACCACGTCCTTACCTGTTTTTACCAACACCTGGAGGCTGCTCGGTTCAGAGAGAAAAGACAG CTGCTATACTTGATGGACATGGTCAAGAATGGAATTCCACAGCAGAATCAAAGACTACCGTTTGTTATGACCACTTACATCTCTAAAGTAGCCCAGCAAATGCTTAAACCTG AGGACCACATGTACGTGGTGTTGAACAGGTTTCTGTTATCCCACCAGAGTTTGGACTTCAGAAGAGTCCCTGAATTCTTCAAGCTATTTTTTAGCTTTGACTTGGAG CACAAAGTGGAACGTGAGTGGATCCTGGATGTGCTTGAGGAAGGGATAAGTGATGGACACTGTTACGAACTGTGCAACCAGCAACGCATCTTTCAGATCCTTTTAGGCTTCAGTAGCAGCCCACTGTGTGATGAACACTTCGAG GCACAAATCATCAGGGTGTTGTGCCACGCTGCCCGTGTGACAAAAGCGACTTGTAGGCTCACGAAGAGCTGTGGGCTCCTGAGTTGGCTAATACAAGTAGTTGAAAAAAA GAAACTAaaccagcagctgctctgtgcCATCATTGAGCTCCTCCACATGCTGTGGTTTACTATCCTTGCGCAGAAAGAGAAGAAGTTTGATGAAGCTAACATGTCATCTACTGAGGAGAAGCCTCGGGGCTTAGTGAAATGTCTCCCACTCCCACTCATTAATGAATTCCTGTGTGTGACATCAGCTATTAGCAGACACCTCAG GTTGGGTGTGAAGGCCACTCAGCTCAGCTTGTTTGTGCAAACTCTTTGCTCTGTACTGATGCATCGTGGGACAGCTGtcaatgtaaacaaacaagctgACCGACTCACCCTCCATCAGCAGCCCCTCTCCTGCACTGAAACCCTCACTCCGCTTCGCTGCTGGGCCTCCTTGTCCAGCAGCACTGCCCTCATTACCCAAATACAAGCTTTGTCTGAAAAGCACAAAGTGAGGGAATTAATGG GGACGGGGAAGGATAAGGTCAGAGCTAAGAGCTACATTTCCTACACCCGCATTCGAGAAGAGAACCTGGCAAAGGACAAcgagacagagagagaagaagaaagtctCCTGGCAGAGTGTAAATCTTACCTCGGCAGGATCTTTGCTCACTGGGAACCTGCGTTTCACCTCTCAGAACCCCAGTCAGCTCTGCCAAGAGACAAACTGGATTCCAGTCAGTTGGCCAGTGATACTGCACACCTGCTTACAAAGTGGTCCCTGAGGTGGCTGGTGGAGGATTTGTATGATGAAAATAGGGTAAAAGAGTTTTTGCAGTGGTTTGAAAAAGCAGTGATAAAACACAAGGAAATCGTAAATGCTGTGATGCTCGACCTTGCCTTGAAAGCAGACCTCCTTCGGCTCTACCATCACACCTGCGAAGCTCAGTGTCACTCCAGCATTTCAGCAAGAACAGAAAGCATCCAGCTTTTTACCAACATAATGATCCACTTGCTGGAGACACAAGGCCACCTTCCAGAACTTCATGGGGTTGTGGTCTCTGCCTGCATGTCGGACACCACTCATGATCCATCTAGACAAG AAGCAGGACTGTCTCTGTTGTCACTGTACATCCATGAGTTGTGGAGCGGAGCAGCATCACCACAACTGTTCCTGTCTCATGTCACTTTGGTGATTAGAGCCaagcacaaaagaaagaaaacctccaaatCACTGAAGAATCAAACAGCCGTTGAAGTCATCTGTAACAAAATCATCACAATGAAGAGTTAA